A single Schistocerca piceifrons isolate TAMUIC-IGC-003096 chromosome 6, iqSchPice1.1, whole genome shotgun sequence DNA region contains:
- the LOC124803351 gene encoding piggyBac transposable element-derived protein 4-like: MDGIRFAPGYSVEQTVEDLFRSSSDSEGSDAEDDGTETQVDQSDEICLHELEENDILAENDDSGEDESAVLVSSGRDIAWSTKEPSIRRFPVRNIQRFSAGIPSTVSVSSAVDCCKQFITNELLDIIVQFTNQRGNELKVSGKLVDWRDTDRCELLSFLGLLILYGVQKSRGKYIDEFWEFEYGTPPFRATMSRRRYQDILRSLRFDDRITRLERKEKTGNKAEAVQEIFDLFAVQSQTSFIPSSNVTVDEHLCVYRGRCSFNVYIPSKPGKYSIKIWCAVDCEHGYLTNLQMYTGRSGDVREVNQGKRVVLDLVRHLAGSGGNITTDNFSRAMTLAKNC; this comes from the coding sequence ATGGATGGAATACGTTTTGCTCCTGGCTATAGTGTAGAACAAACTGTGGAAGACTTATTTCGTAGCAGTAGTGATTCAGAAGGTAGTGACGCCGAAGATGATGGAACAGAGACACAGGTAGaccaaagtgatgaaatttgtttacatgaattagaagaaaatgatattcttgctgaaaatgatgacagtggagaagatgaaagtGCAGTACTGGTAAGCAGCGGTCGGGATATTGCATGGAGTACAAAAGAACCATCAATTCGTAGATTTCCAGTCCGCAACATACAACGATTTTCAGCAGGTATTCCTAGTACAGTTAGTGTTAGCTCAGCTGTTGACTGTTGCAAGCAGTTTATTACTAATGAATTACTGGATATAATAGTTCAGTTCACAAATCAACGAGGAAATGAATTGAAAGTGTCCGGAAAATTAGTTGACTGGCGTGATACAGACAGATGCgagcttctttcatttttaggcTTGCTGATTCTGTATGGCGTACAGAAGAGCCGGGGGAAATATATTGACGAATTTTGGGAGTTTGAATATGGTACTCCACCATTCCGTGCTACTATGTCGAGGAGGCGATATCAGGACATTCTGCGTTCACTTCGGTTTGACGACCGCATCacaagacttgaaaggaaagagaagactggaaataaggctgaagctgtacaggaaatatttgatttgtttgccgtgcaatctcaaacatcatttataccttccagcaacgttactgttgatgaacatctttgcgtatacagaggtcggtgcagtttcaatgtctacattccttcaaagccaggaaagtatagcatcaagatatggtgcgcagtagactgtgaacatggttacctgacaaatcttcaaatgtacactggaaggagtggtgatgtgagagaagtgaatcaaggcaagagagtggtcttagatttagtgcgtcatctggctggcagtggtgggaatattaccactgacaatttttcacgagctatgaccttggccaagaattgttga